A region from the candidate division WOR-3 bacterium genome encodes:
- a CDS encoding DASS family sodium-coupled anion symporter — MEDVEEKISPGEERFERFRTTIGFFLGPTIFVVFLLLPMSSLSRNAHFLSAILGWVVVWWITEPVPIPITALLGTTLCVIMGVDTMKKIFAPFADPIIFLFIGSFIIAKAMMVHRLDRRFAFQILSIPGIGKSSSLILFTLGLIAVVISMWVSNTATTAMLYPIGLGILNTIAQLQAKELKKMKYSTGLMLIIAYGASVGGIGTPVGTPPNLIGIGLIKELLGKNITFFRWMLFAIPMVAIMYAVLFLLLRLLFPPEFKKLSGIEEYVEKEKKAMGKMSRGERNVLIGFLITVFLWVFPGILAIIFGSDAQICKWWEAHIPEGLSAIIGAIILFILPLNWRERKGTITWKEAVDVDWGTIILFGGGLSLGSLMFSTGLAENIGKGILSLTGAKSLFAITAISIMLAIITSELSSNTASANMVIPIMISLANVARVNPLMPALGACLGASYGFMLPVSTPPNAIIYGSGYVPITRMIRTGIIFDFLGFLIILAGVFLLLPLLG; from the coding sequence ATGGAAGATGTAGAAGAGAAGATTTCGCCGGGTGAAGAGAGATTTGAGAGATTTAGAACAACAATAGGGTTTTTTTTAGGACCAACTATTTTTGTAGTATTCTTGCTCCTCCCTATGTCCAGTCTTTCAAGAAATGCCCATTTTTTGTCAGCAATACTCGGCTGGGTTGTAGTATGGTGGATAACTGAGCCAGTTCCGATACCGATAACTGCGTTATTGGGTACAACACTCTGTGTAATAATGGGCGTTGATACCATGAAGAAGATATTTGCGCCTTTTGCTGACCCGATTATCTTTTTATTCATTGGTAGTTTTATTATTGCAAAGGCGATGATGGTGCACAGACTTGACCGCAGATTCGCATTTCAAATTCTATCCATTCCGGGAATTGGCAAGAGTAGCAGTCTTATTCTCTTTACACTCGGACTTATTGCCGTGGTTATATCAATGTGGGTGAGTAATACTGCCACAACCGCAATGCTTTATCCAATAGGATTGGGAATTCTTAATACAATTGCTCAACTGCAAGCAAAAGAACTTAAGAAAATGAAATATTCTACGGGTCTTATGCTCATCATTGCATACGGCGCATCGGTCGGTGGCATTGGAACACCAGTAGGAACACCACCAAATCTTATCGGCATAGGATTGATTAAAGAACTTTTAGGGAAAAATATTACATTTTTCAGATGGATGCTATTTGCAATACCGATGGTGGCGATAATGTATGCAGTTCTATTTTTATTACTAAGATTGTTATTCCCACCAGAGTTTAAAAAACTTTCAGGGATTGAAGAGTATGTAGAAAAAGAAAAGAAGGCAATGGGTAAAATGTCACGCGGGGAGAGGAATGTCTTGATTGGATTCTTGATAACGGTCTTTTTATGGGTCTTCCCAGGCATATTAGCAATAATTTTTGGTTCAGACGCTCAAATCTGTAAGTGGTGGGAGGCACATATACCAGAAGGGCTATCAGCAATCATTGGTGCGATTATTTTATTTATTTTGCCACTTAACTGGAGAGAAAGAAAAGGAACAATCACCTGGAAAGAGGCAGTAGATGTAGACTGGGGGACGATTATTTTGTTTGGAGGTGGATTATCTTTGGGCAGTCTGATGTTTTCTACCGGTCTGGCAGAAAATATCGGAAAAGGCATTTTGAGCCTCACTGGTGCAAAGAGCCTTTTTGCAATAACCGCAATTTCCATCATGCTTGCAATTATTACCAGTGAACTTTCATCAAATACAGCCTCAGCGAATATGGTGATTCCGATTATGATTTCGCTTGCGAATGTAGCCCGGGTTAACCCCCTGATGCCAGCACTCGGTGCCTGTCTCGGTGCAAGTTATGGATTTATGCTTCCTGTATCAACACCGCCGAATGCGATAATTTATGGCTCTGGTTATGTGCCAATTACAAGAATGATCAGGACTGGAATAATCTTTGATTTCTTAGGATTTCT
- a CDS encoding T9SS type A sorting domain-containing protein produces the protein MNFKNLFHFHLRFALLVLMLSSWSNILSGQPPDTLWTKFYGDVGWEEGYSVKETFDGGYIITGEKYIPTTDGYDLFLLKTDANGDSIWMRTYGGQYCDGGFCVVQCRDSGYIACGITMLDSINHTEIFLVKVDKNGNLQWSRTYGGTDYDEGRCVIEITDGYIVAGSTTSYGNSWDAFLMEVDTLGNSVWFKKYDCSGDDVVFSVKQINDNGFIIAGQTTMNETADILLIKTDPEGDTIWIRNYGRNGFDSGYSVTVSSNGDYVATGFTDSLGNWDVCLLRVTPDGDLIWFKTYGGENDEVGSAVMETRNGNIVIAGGTNSYGAGSTDVYLIKVDPNGNLVWQTTYGGGGDEEAYAIQKTSDNGYVICGYIDTLGTTENRDIYLIKTVQDTLAIEEKDIVYEGNQRPVLKVIPNPFHDKVAISLFNYNGLELTEIKAINIYDVAGRLVRVLPFSKCIEWNGMDQNNEKLNDGVYFCVLHFSDWRLVSKIILVK, from the coding sequence TTGAATTTTAAGAACTTGTTCCATTTTCATCTTAGATTTGCTCTTTTGGTATTAATGTTATCTTCATGGTCAAATATACTTTCTGGCCAGCCTCCTGATACGCTCTGGACAAAATTCTATGGAGATGTTGGCTGGGAAGAGGGGTATTCTGTTAAAGAAACATTTGATGGTGGTTATATCATTACCGGTGAGAAATATATACCTACTACAGATGGATATGACCTTTTTCTTCTAAAAACTGATGCGAATGGTGACTCAATCTGGATGCGCACGTATGGAGGACAATATTGTGACGGAGGTTTCTGTGTTGTTCAGTGTCGGGATAGTGGATATATTGCCTGTGGCATAACTATGCTTGACAGCATTAACCATACAGAAATTTTTCTAGTAAAAGTCGATAAAAATGGTAACTTACAATGGTCAAGGACATATGGAGGCACTGATTATGATGAAGGCCGGTGTGTTATTGAAATAACGGATGGTTATATAGTTGCCGGCAGTACTACATCCTACGGTAATTCATGGGATGCCTTTCTTATGGAGGTTGACACTTTGGGCAATTCAGTCTGGTTTAAAAAATACGACTGTTCGGGTGATGATGTGGTATTTTCTGTTAAACAAATTAACGATAATGGATTCATAATTGCTGGGCAAACCACTATGAATGAAACTGCTGATATTTTACTCATTAAGACAGACCCTGAGGGCGATACAATCTGGATAAGAAATTATGGGAGAAACGGTTTTGATAGTGGTTACTCGGTCACGGTCTCGAGTAACGGTGATTATGTTGCTACGGGGTTTACAGATTCTTTGGGGAATTGGGATGTCTGTCTCTTAAGAGTAACTCCTGATGGAGACTTAATATGGTTTAAGACTTATGGGGGCGAAAACGATGAAGTAGGGAGTGCAGTTATGGAAACGCGTAATGGGAATATTGTGATTGCTGGCGGGACAAATTCATATGGGGCTGGTTCTACTGATGTCTATCTCATAAAAGTAGATCCCAATGGTAATCTCGTGTGGCAGACGACCTATGGTGGCGGCGGTGACGAAGAAGCATACGCAATTCAAAAGACAAGCGATAATGGATATGTGATTTGTGGGTACATTGATACACTTGGCACCACTGAAAACAGAGATATCTATCTTATAAAAACAGTACAGGATACACTGGCAATAGAAGAGAAGGATATTGTGTATGAAGGAAACCAGAGACCAGTTCTTAAAGTTATTCCGAATCCTTTTCACGATAAAGTAGCTATTAGCCTTTTCAATTACAACGGTCTGGAACTTACAGAAATAAAAGCCATAAATATCTATGATGTTGCAGGAAGATTGGTGCGAGTTCTGCCTTTTTCCAAATGTATAGAATGGAATGGCATGGATCAAAATAATGAAAAACTAAATGATGGTGTCTATTTTTGTGTACTACATTTCAGTGACTGGAGACTTGTTTCAAAAATCATACTCGTAAAATAG
- a CDS encoding TonB-dependent receptor encodes MKYCCLLITYTITVFRFAIAEEYGSIAGKVVDAESGEPLISAEVFIMGGEIGAAADEQGNYLILNVPPGEYNVTASHIGYNPVTIYNVLVVPDQTTFLNFKLKSPPIGDIHPLLLCYPRMIYVNQSLNAVIKRAKEVRRLPIISFDDFLRIQQGVAETNSGFHIRGGKVYETEYYLDGILIGAPNTGRLPIQINKEIIDEVSIINGGLYAENGDAPAVINIATKTGNSSRHSGNISWLSDGILQNKRLDYGYNEYKFLINGPLPLRRLRYLLSGEWLSTDAYQPAKYRIYSPGNDYRLFGKLSYYLPNARGKFDISGLRVREQFVYYIPYEENAVAFKYLENKPMMRSKYQILAGSFSYMLSWQTIASVGIGFTHFDRVFGPRDYEWELKNNYKRYDDYRLKFEELLDLLNTKEYKAHYASPREVLIEGIRLGCRNSGPDVLRKSPYGVDEIFYTIGDYPVWRYWYNNDLQMHAKIECACGKYHDFKAGIDFIKYDIRYYNRTFPPLTEDYPDFNFYERTPYRISGFLQDKIDITILITNLGIRFDYFDPQVWTFKDLYNLGDDTLTYADKITTLSPRLGFSLPITEWQKFRFSYSHYNVIPNFDYLYNTSDTAVIRLIMLRYRSNLSNISLKPEKTVAYEFGFENMLSRFLLFTFSIFYKDIFNAVELRKVIALPEPYYQYFNDGRYYVKGLEIALIRAFADAWGFNLNYTLQLAEGTGAWAHQLYYESDVIPPAVDYPLDYDERHSIRANIDFQVPGSFSIKFLRDITNSVIFCYHSGHPYTPLDFSGDRAGNVNSSRMPGYWNVDWKLSKKLRVKNFSLVFTGLINNLFNTKQISEVYPTTGNPDDPGLPEPTLGAFDFIPITGTHYSPQADYNHDGLITPSEMKSEYISALNDLYSDPTFYKNPFRIRLGVGIEF; translated from the coding sequence ATGAAGTATTGTTGTTTACTTATAACCTATACCATTACTGTATTCCGATTTGCTATCGCTGAAGAATATGGCAGTATAGCAGGAAAAGTGGTTGATGCAGAATCTGGTGAGCCACTAATCAGTGCCGAGGTATTTATAATGGGAGGCGAAATTGGTGCAGCTGCGGATGAACAGGGTAATTACCTAATATTAAATGTCCCACCTGGTGAGTATAATGTAACAGCGAGTCATATTGGTTATAACCCAGTGACTATTTACAATGTTCTGGTTGTACCAGATCAAACAACCTTTTTAAATTTTAAACTTAAATCACCACCCATTGGGGATATCCATCCTCTTCTATTATGTTATCCGCGGATGATTTATGTCAATCAAAGTTTAAATGCTGTTATCAAAAGGGCAAAAGAGGTCCGTAGATTGCCGATTATATCATTTGATGATTTTTTGAGAATCCAGCAAGGTGTTGCGGAGACCAATTCGGGCTTTCATATCAGGGGTGGAAAGGTATATGAAACAGAGTATTACCTTGATGGAATTTTAATTGGAGCCCCTAATACTGGGAGACTGCCAATTCAAATCAACAAAGAAATCATAGACGAAGTTTCTATTATTAATGGTGGATTATATGCAGAGAATGGTGATGCCCCGGCAGTTATCAACATAGCCACGAAAACTGGAAATAGTTCGCGACATTCTGGAAATATCAGCTGGCTCTCTGATGGAATACTACAGAACAAGAGACTTGATTACGGATATAATGAGTACAAATTTTTAATTAATGGTCCGCTGCCGTTGAGAAGATTACGATATCTTTTATCTGGCGAATGGCTTTCCACAGATGCTTATCAACCTGCAAAATACAGGATTTATTCTCCTGGTAATGATTATCGGCTATTTGGAAAATTGTCTTATTATTTACCAAATGCGAGGGGAAAATTTGATATTTCAGGACTCAGAGTAAGAGAGCAGTTTGTATATTATATTCCGTATGAAGAAAATGCCGTAGCATTTAAATATCTTGAAAATAAACCAATGATGAGAAGCAAATATCAGATTCTTGCAGGTAGTTTTAGTTATATGCTTAGCTGGCAAACAATAGCATCTGTTGGTATTGGTTTCACCCACTTTGACCGGGTTTTTGGTCCCCGTGACTACGAGTGGGAATTGAAAAACAACTACAAACGGTATGATGATTACCGTCTAAAATTTGAAGAATTACTTGATTTGTTGAATACTAAAGAATATAAAGCACATTATGCTTCACCACGCGAAGTCTTGATTGAAGGAATCCGTCTTGGATGCAGAAATTCCGGGCCAGATGTTCTTCGCAAATCCCCTTACGGAGTGGATGAAATTTTCTACACAATTGGCGATTATCCTGTCTGGCGATACTGGTATAATAACGACCTGCAGATGCATGCAAAAATAGAATGTGCATGTGGCAAGTACCACGATTTCAAGGCTGGTATTGATTTTATTAAATATGACATTAGATATTACAATCGCACTTTTCCACCACTTACCGAAGACTATCCCGACTTTAATTTTTACGAACGGACACCATATAGAATCTCCGGTTTTTTACAAGATAAGATAGACATTACAATCTTGATTACAAATTTAGGAATCAGATTTGATTATTTTGACCCTCAAGTGTGGACATTCAAAGACCTTTATAATTTGGGGGATGATACTTTGACCTATGCAGATAAGATAACCACTCTCTCCCCGCGCCTTGGCTTTTCATTGCCCATAACAGAATGGCAAAAATTCCGTTTCAGTTATTCGCATTATAATGTCATTCCTAATTTTGATTATTTGTACAACACAAGTGATACTGCGGTCATAAGACTGATAATGCTGAGGTATAGGTCAAACCTGAGCAATATTTCATTAAAACCTGAGAAGACTGTTGCCTATGAATTTGGTTTTGAGAATATGTTAAGCAGATTTTTACTATTTACTTTTTCTATTTTCTACAAAGACATATTCAATGCTGTGGAATTGAGGAAGGTAATTGCTTTGCCTGAACCATATTATCAATATTTCAATGATGGAAGATATTATGTAAAAGGGCTTGAGATTGCTTTGATAAGGGCGTTTGCAGACGCGTGGGGTTTTAACTTAAATTATACGCTCCAACTTGCTGAAGGAACGGGTGCCTGGGCACATCAATTATATTATGAATCTGATGTTATCCCTCCTGCAGTAGATTATCCACTTGATTATGATGAGCGACATAGCATAAGGGCAAATATTGATTTTCAGGTGCCCGGCAGTTTTTCTATAAAATTCTTGCGCGATATTACAAATTCGGTAATTTTTTGTTATCACTCGGGACACCCATATACGCCTCTTGATTTCTCGGGAGATAGGGCTGGAAATGTTAATTCCTCACGAATGCCCGGTTACTGGAATGTCGACTGGAAGCTGAGTAAAAAATTAAGGGTTAAGAATTTTTCTTTAGTGTTTACTGGTTTGATTAATAACTTGTTTAACACAAAGCAAATTAGCGAAGTTTATCCTACGACCGGCAACCCTGATGACCCAGGTTTACCTGAGCCAACACTCGGTGCATTTGATTTTATACCAATCACAGGTACACACTATTCGCCGCAGGCAGATTACAATCACGATGGCTTAATTACTCCATCCGAGATGAAATCTGAATATATATCCGCTCTCAATGACTTATATTCTGATCCGACATTCTACAAAAATCCTTTTCGTATAAGATTGGGGGTAGGAATTGAATTTTAA
- a CDS encoding M1 family metallopeptidase — protein sequence MAIILFLFFWQQKVDYKISCILDDENNTLKITEVLTYHNNSPVSLETLYFHLYANAYRDNNTTFAKELKKMGSYKFLKAKKSERGWIDINSVQIGERELNFIIDETIMAVVLDKPLLNGDSAVLKIDAILRIPKIFSRLGYRGKHYEIVQWYPKPCVFDEKGWHKQGYHAIGEFYGEFGNFDVSIELPNDYVVAGSGVVLDSSKLENNRKIVRFLVENVHDFAWVCDKDFEIEKRIVDGIEIEVYYIKKYRKKWENAGDYAVDAIMRYNKWFGMYPYKKLSVVQGYFGGGMEYPNLVIVGGSEDKLTRQFELVIIHEIAHQWFYGILGSNEMDEAWLDEGFTSYAEARYFIDKYGVDNSFFKSSFLPEMPHNYINRLIYYITLTNQIEKPVLTKSCEFIDNPIAYQNAVYSKPAFFLRYLEAYLGANTFDIILKRYFEDFKFKHPHTEDFIRICEETSGKDLQEFFNDFLHTTKYCDWHIKRISGNSLVVENKGKFLLPTDLLVQTDNGGQILKIKQHSDTFHFSEAKKIKKVIIDPYGYTPEADRYNNYHPKKFALKPFLNWPSFDTYQVFVLPYLWYDTNDGFTPGLYLAGAQFIDVDFIKGKNQWLLGYIYGVKSKKHYYNFSYQTPIIFKKGYRSRIFLKSSNGGDEIKHQMGFTNDFGIPFAPEPKMNIKTFLSYNNLKSFISVDSIDWTITEYYLLQNQFSYHTNHWSAGINFCGTDEFFNTDWSFSKLTFEFEKDSKLYLSPLYFRLFAGKILGTAPNQEMIFLSGALRHTFVSDLFFGHKGYASPQEHIHIKQDGNMAGYQGYHIKTDGLICINSQFPEGFPLRIFGDLGYYYNGDSLKWEYAYDTGIKIIVGPIGFILPLYNHIDKFWPKNWSVEFSVIGIGF from the coding sequence TTGCAAAGGAATTAAAAAAAATGGGTTCTTATAAATTCTTGAAGGCAAAGAAGTCAGAAAGGGGCTGGATTGATATAAATTCGGTGCAAATAGGGGAGAGGGAATTAAATTTTATAATAGATGAAACGATTATGGCAGTTGTGCTTGATAAACCTTTATTGAACGGAGATTCAGCTGTTCTAAAAATTGATGCAATTTTAAGAATTCCAAAGATTTTCTCCCGTCTCGGATACAGGGGTAAACATTATGAGATAGTTCAGTGGTATCCAAAGCCCTGTGTCTTTGATGAAAAGGGCTGGCACAAGCAGGGTTATCACGCAATCGGTGAATTCTACGGAGAATTTGGAAATTTTGATGTTTCAATAGAATTGCCAAACGATTATGTAGTGGCAGGTAGTGGTGTGGTTTTAGATTCATCTAAATTAGAGAATAATAGAAAAATTGTTCGCTTCCTTGTCGAGAATGTCCATGACTTTGCCTGGGTCTGTGATAAAGATTTTGAGATTGAGAAGAGAATAGTTGATGGAATAGAGATTGAGGTTTATTATATAAAAAAATACCGCAAAAAATGGGAGAATGCCGGAGATTATGCAGTTGATGCGATAATGAGATATAATAAGTGGTTTGGTATGTATCCATATAAAAAATTGAGTGTGGTCCAGGGATATTTTGGTGGTGGAATGGAGTATCCAAATCTGGTAATTGTCGGCGGAAGTGAAGATAAACTTACAAGGCAATTTGAGCTCGTTATTATCCATGAAATTGCCCATCAGTGGTTTTATGGCATACTCGGTTCTAATGAAATGGACGAAGCCTGGCTTGACGAAGGATTTACTTCGTATGCTGAAGCAAGGTATTTTATAGATAAATACGGTGTTGATAATTCATTTTTTAAATCATCCTTCCTACCTGAAATGCCTCATAATTATATCAACCGGTTAATATATTATATTACATTAACGAATCAGATAGAAAAACCTGTTTTAACAAAGTCCTGTGAATTCATTGATAACCCGATTGCCTACCAGAATGCAGTTTATTCAAAGCCTGCATTTTTTCTTCGTTACCTTGAAGCATATCTGGGTGCAAATACATTTGATATAATCCTCAAGAGATACTTTGAAGATTTCAAATTCAAACATCCGCATACTGAAGATTTTATCAGGATATGTGAAGAAACAAGTGGTAAAGATTTGCAGGAGTTCTTTAATGATTTTCTACATACTACAAAATATTGTGATTGGCATATAAAAAGGATATCAGGAAATTCGCTGGTGGTTGAAAACAAAGGAAAGTTTTTACTACCGACCGATTTGCTGGTTCAGACTGACAATGGTGGTCAAATCTTGAAAATAAAGCAACATTCAGATACTTTTCATTTTTCTGAGGCAAAAAAGATAAAGAAGGTTATTATTGATCCATACGGATATACACCTGAAGCAGACAGATATAATAATTATCACCCCAAAAAATTTGCCTTAAAGCCGTTCTTAAACTGGCCCTCTTTTGATACCTATCAGGTCTTTGTTCTTCCTTATTTATGGTATGACACAAACGACGGCTTTACGCCCGGACTTTATCTTGCCGGTGCACAATTCATTGATGTGGATTTTATCAAGGGCAAAAATCAGTGGTTGCTTGGCTATATCTATGGAGTCAAAAGTAAAAAACATTATTACAATTTTAGTTATCAGACCCCGATAATATTTAAAAAAGGTTATCGTTCGCGCATATTCTTAAAAAGTTCTAACGGTGGTGATGAGATAAAACATCAAATGGGATTTACTAATGATTTTGGAATTCCATTTGCTCCAGAACCCAAGATGAATATAAAAACTTTTTTAAGTTATAATAATCTAAAATCATTTATCTCGGTTGATTCAATAGATTGGACGATTACTGAATATTATTTACTACAGAATCAATTTTCTTATCATACAAATCACTGGTCAGCAGGGATAAATTTCTGCGGCACTGATGAGTTTTTTAACACTGACTGGAGTTTTTCAAAATTGACTTTTGAATTTGAGAAAGATTCAAAGTTGTATTTATCGCCATTATATTTCCGCCTTTTTGCCGGAAAGATTCTTGGCACTGCGCCAAATCAGGAAATGATATTTTTAAGTGGTGCCTTGAGGCACACTTTTGTTTCTGATTTGTTTTTCGGTCATAAAGGATATGCGTCTCCACAGGAGCATATCCATATCAAACAGGATGGGAATATGGCAGGTTATCAGGGTTATCATATAAAGACTGATGGGCTTATTTGTATAAATTCGCAATTTCCTGAAGGTTTTCCATTAAGAATTTTCGGTGATTTGGGTTATTATTATAATGGAGATAGTTTGAAATGGGAATATGCCTATGATACAGGTATAAAGATTATTGTTGGACCAATTGGTTTCATCCTGCCCCTGTATAATCACATTGACAAATTCTGGCCCAAGAACTGGTCAGTAGAATTTTCTGTTATTGGAATTGGTTTTTAA